A segment of the Desulfitobacterium dehalogenans ATCC 51507 genome:
GGATCGTCTATAAAAAACGGGGACTGGGAATGTTTGTATCCCCCCATGCAAAATCTTATATCCTGCAGAAACGCAAAAATCAGATCCTTGGGCAGATGATCAGGGATCTGGTGGATGAGGCGGTGCGCCTGGGCGTGCAGAGAAAAGAACTCTTGGACATGATTGAGCGCGCCCATCAGGAGGTAGAGGAGGAAAAAGAATGAGTGTCATCTTGGGATATGAGATTCATAAGACCTATGGTAAAGTTCAAGCCCTGCGGGATCTATCTTTCGCCATAGAAGAGAACACCATCACCGGTTTGATCGGCAGGAATGGTGCGGGAAAAACCACTTTATTAAAAATGATAGCGGGCTATCTTAAGCCTACCCAAGGAAAACTGAGGGTGTTTGCCCAAAGCCCCTTCGATAACCTGGATGTTACCGGGAAAATCGTTTTCGTGGATGAAACCATGACTTTTCCCGATTCCTTTAATCTGAAGGATATCCTGAAGGAAGTGGCCGTGTTTTACCCTCATTGGAATAGTCAAATAGCCCAGGGCCTGTTGGAGTATTTTCGCCTTAATCCCCGGCAACGGCACAGCCATTTATCCAAAGGGAGCAAAAGCATCTTTAATGCCATCCTGGGCATTGCCGCACGGTGTCCCCTCACCCTTATGGATGAGCCTACCACAGGCATGGATTCAGCGGTGCGCAAGGATTTTTACCGGGCCGTGCTCAAGGATTATCTGGAGCATCCCCGAACCATGATTCTATCCAGTCATTTGCTTGGGGAGCTGGAGGATATTTTGGAGGATATACTTCTCCTCGATCAGGGAAGCCTGCTGATGCATAAGCCTACCCTGGATATGAAGCAGTATGCCCTGGGGTTCCGGGGGAGCGCTGAGGTTCTTCAGGATAATCTGCTGAACAGGCTTAATGAGGAAGCCATCCTTCATCGGGAGGAGTTTGCCAAAGGAAGTCTCAGCCTGGTGGTCAAGACCGAGGCACTTCCGGAGGATATTGAGAACATCCGTTCCAGGGATGTGGAAATTTTTCCGGTAGCTCTGGATGATCTCTGTAATTATCTCACCGCTCCAGGGAAAGGAGGAATAGATGATGTCTATAAGCGGGATTAAGCCGGCACCCGGTGCCTTATCCCAAGTAATACTCAAGCAATACGGATACAAACTGAA
Coding sequences within it:
- a CDS encoding ATP-binding cassette domain-containing protein, which codes for MSVILGYEIHKTYGKVQALRDLSFAIEENTITGLIGRNGAGKTTLLKMIAGYLKPTQGKLRVFAQSPFDNLDVTGKIVFVDETMTFPDSFNLKDILKEVAVFYPHWNSQIAQGLLEYFRLNPRQRHSHLSKGSKSIFNAILGIAARCPLTLMDEPTTGMDSAVRKDFYRAVLKDYLEHPRTMILSSHLLGELEDILEDILLLDQGSLLMHKPTLDMKQYALGFRGSAEVLQDNLLNRLNEEAILHREEFAKGSLSLVVKTEALPEDIENIRSRDVEIFPVALDDLCNYLTAPGKGGIDDVYKRD
- a CDS encoding GntR family transcriptional regulator, producing MIPEVRAIILNSDSIKPIYLQIAEWLEAEILKGNLTEDERIYSQYQLAEIFTINPATAAKGLNLLAEEGIVYKKRGLGMFVSPHAKSYILQKRKNQILGQMIRDLVDEAVRLGVQRKELLDMIERAHQEVEEEKE